A section of the Corynebacterium auris genome encodes:
- the ilvC gene encoding ketol-acid reductoisomerase: MAIDVFYDKDADVSLIQGKKVAVIGYGSQGHAHAQNLRESGVEVVIGLRDGSKSAEKAREAGFEVKSNAEAAEWADVIMLLAPDTSQAEIFTRDIEPHLKDGDALFFGHGLNIHFKLIKPASNVTVAMVAPKGPGHLVRRTFADGKGVPALIAVEQDPTGAGRDLALSYAAAIGAARAGVIPTTFEAETVTDLFGEQAVLCGGLEQLIMKGFEVLTEAGYEPEMAYFECLHEIKLIVDLIYEGGLANMNYSVSDTAEFGGYLSGPRVVDDGAKERMREILKDIQSGEFTRRLVANVENGNTELEGLRDEVSSHPIEKTGAQLRDMMSWVKNPLTDTAH, translated from the coding sequence ATGGCGATTGACGTCTTTTACGACAAGGATGCCGACGTCTCCCTGATCCAGGGGAAGAAGGTTGCCGTTATCGGCTACGGCTCCCAGGGCCACGCCCACGCCCAGAACCTGCGCGAGTCCGGCGTCGAGGTCGTCATCGGCCTGCGCGACGGCTCGAAGTCCGCGGAGAAGGCTCGCGAGGCCGGCTTCGAGGTCAAGAGCAACGCCGAGGCCGCCGAGTGGGCCGACGTCATCATGCTGCTCGCCCCGGATACCTCCCAGGCTGAGATCTTCACCCGCGACATCGAGCCGCATCTGAAGGATGGCGACGCCCTCTTCTTCGGCCACGGCCTGAACATCCACTTCAAGCTGATCAAGCCGGCGTCCAACGTCACCGTCGCGATGGTTGCCCCGAAGGGCCCGGGCCACCTGGTGCGCCGCACCTTCGCCGACGGCAAGGGCGTGCCCGCCCTCATCGCCGTCGAGCAGGACCCGACCGGCGCCGGCCGTGACCTCGCCCTGTCCTACGCCGCGGCGATCGGCGCCGCCCGCGCCGGTGTCATCCCGACGACCTTCGAGGCAGAGACCGTCACCGACCTCTTCGGCGAGCAGGCCGTGCTCTGCGGCGGCCTCGAGCAGCTCATTATGAAGGGCTTCGAGGTGCTCACCGAGGCCGGTTACGAGCCGGAGATGGCCTACTTCGAGTGCCTCCACGAGATCAAGCTCATCGTCGATCTCATCTATGAGGGCGGCCTGGCCAACATGAACTACTCCGTCTCCGACACGGCCGAGTTCGGCGGCTACCTCTCCGGCCCGCGTGTTGTCGACGACGGCGCGAAGGAGCGCATGCGCGAGATCCTGAAGGATATCCAGTCCGGCGAGTTCACCCGCCGCCTGGTGGCCAACGTGGAAAACGGCAACACCGAGCTCGAGGGCCTGCGCGATGAGGTGTCCTCGCACCCGATCGAGAAGACCGGCGCCCAGCTGCGCGACATGATGAGCTGGGTGAAGAACCCGCTCACCGACACGGCGCACTAG
- a CDS encoding cation diffusion facilitator family transporter: protein MTQLHREPGSGHTHVHAHPGAPLRALLLALAITGTVFLAELVGGWLTGSMALVADAMHMLSDAAGLIIAVVAVLVGKRAVTAAATYGYRRVEVLAALVNAVTVMVISVWIVVEAVRRMRAPVAVEAGPMMLIALIGLVANAASALLLRRQRGASINVEGAFLHVLVDLLGSVAVLVAGAVVALTGWNGADVLASLVIAALVVPRAWQLMSQSGRVLLEQVPRGVNLDRVRTELLGLPGVVRVHDLHVWSLDGTGVLCTAHLVVGESARTQPTLRAAHRALRECGVGHSTIQIERAGQESVEGPENVC from the coding sequence ATGACGCAGCTACACCGAGAACCGGGGAGCGGGCACACCCACGTCCACGCGCACCCTGGGGCGCCGCTGCGCGCTCTGCTCCTGGCCCTCGCGATCACCGGCACGGTTTTTCTCGCCGAGCTTGTCGGCGGGTGGCTCACGGGCTCGATGGCGCTGGTGGCGGACGCGATGCACATGCTCTCGGACGCGGCGGGTCTTATCATCGCGGTGGTGGCGGTGCTCGTCGGTAAAAGGGCCGTCACTGCCGCGGCGACGTACGGGTACCGCCGCGTCGAGGTGCTCGCCGCCCTGGTCAACGCGGTGACGGTCATGGTCATCTCGGTGTGGATCGTGGTGGAGGCGGTGCGCCGGATGCGCGCGCCGGTCGCAGTTGAGGCGGGCCCGATGATGCTGATCGCGCTGATCGGTCTGGTGGCCAACGCTGCCTCGGCGCTGCTGCTGCGCCGCCAGCGCGGGGCGTCCATCAACGTTGAGGGGGCGTTCCTCCATGTCCTAGTCGACCTGCTCGGCTCCGTCGCGGTACTGGTGGCCGGCGCGGTTGTCGCGTTGACGGGCTGGAACGGGGCGGATGTCCTCGCCTCGCTGGTGATCGCGGCGCTTGTCGTACCGCGGGCGTGGCAGCTGATGAGCCAGTCGGGGCGCGTCCTGCTGGAGCAGGTCCCGCGCGGTGTGAACCTGGACCGAGTTCGTACCGAACTGCTCGGCCTGCCCGGGGTGGTGCGCGTGCACGACCTGCACGTGTGGTCCCTTGACGGCACGGGGGTGCTGTGCACCGCCCACCTCGTCGTAGGAGAGAGCGCGCGGACGCAGCCGACCCTGCGCGCGGCGCACCGCGCGCTGCGCGAGTGCGGGGTGGGCCACTCGACGATCCAGATCGAGCGAGCGGGCCAGGAGAGCGTGGAAGGTCCCGAGAATGTGTGCTGA
- a CDS encoding DUF262 domain-containing protein codes for MGFTTPSYPLPDLFARAERGELQLPDFQRDYVWDVDRVRSLITSVLRGYPIGSLLALDTRNVPMRFRSRPLRGAPDTGREPGLVLLDGQQRLTSLYHALRGSGVVPARDFRGRLIERRFFVDVEAAAAGGAAPLPIESVFAVDTEGYVRSHFGPDLGGPVTSRETMVDHGVIPVSWLLGAEGTNLLVDMAAQAQTPQRLAAVKAFHGAVVPQIVAYSVPVVRIDRETSLAGVGQIFAHANVAGVQMDVFDLLGALFSLQDESFDLGEHWEGVDKQLREHPALDGIGRIEFLRAMSLLLTGRRGAAAGHRGDILNLSLADYREHTAELVAAFASAAEFLEHRCFITPEQVPYAAQIVSLAAIMARLAEDGEERGQDAVDRLNRWLWCGLFGELYGGHAPTTRSGADVDEVTPWVRGQTEKLPRTVENAVLRQSRLLSAGPDSGVYRGVYALIMARGARDWRTGEAFDAETCERLEPGFHEVFPRGFCEAHGVAPQLAASVLNRTPMGIRTKVLIENNGPKRYLPRLQSKSLMDDAEFDAMLAGHQLDPVLARASDHAGFFADRLSRFTEIIEYSMGTPVIRDLGEGEDTMDPLSFAELRGGDTHAEPDPDAGT; via the coding sequence ATGGGTTTCACCACGCCGAGCTACCCACTGCCCGACCTGTTCGCCCGCGCCGAAAGGGGGGAGCTGCAGCTCCCGGACTTCCAGCGCGATTACGTGTGGGACGTCGACCGCGTCCGCTCGCTCATCACCTCTGTGCTGCGCGGGTACCCGATCGGTTCCCTCCTTGCCCTCGATACCCGCAACGTCCCCATGCGCTTTCGCTCCCGCCCGCTGCGCGGTGCGCCCGACACGGGCAGGGAGCCGGGTCTTGTGCTTCTCGACGGCCAACAGCGCCTGACCTCCCTTTACCACGCGCTCCGCGGCAGCGGCGTCGTCCCTGCAAGAGACTTCCGCGGCCGGCTGATTGAGCGCCGCTTCTTCGTCGACGTCGAGGCGGCGGCGGCCGGCGGCGCCGCGCCGCTTCCGATCGAGTCCGTCTTCGCCGTCGACACGGAAGGGTATGTCCGCTCGCACTTCGGCCCGGACCTCGGCGGGCCCGTCACCAGCCGCGAGACGATGGTGGACCACGGGGTTATCCCGGTGTCCTGGCTGCTTGGTGCGGAGGGCACCAACCTGCTCGTCGACATGGCAGCGCAAGCGCAGACCCCGCAGCGCCTGGCCGCGGTGAAGGCCTTCCACGGTGCCGTGGTGCCGCAGATTGTGGCCTACAGCGTGCCGGTGGTGCGCATCGACCGGGAGACCTCGCTGGCCGGCGTCGGGCAGATCTTCGCGCACGCCAACGTGGCGGGCGTGCAGATGGACGTGTTCGACCTGCTGGGGGCGCTGTTTTCCCTGCAGGACGAGTCCTTCGACCTGGGGGAGCACTGGGAGGGCGTCGACAAGCAACTGCGCGAGCACCCGGCGTTGGACGGCATTGGGCGAATTGAGTTTCTGCGCGCGATGTCATTGCTCCTGACGGGCCGCCGCGGTGCGGCGGCGGGGCACCGCGGCGACATCCTTAACCTCAGCCTGGCGGACTACCGGGAGCACACCGCGGAGCTCGTCGCGGCCTTCGCCAGCGCGGCGGAGTTTTTGGAGCACAGGTGCTTTATCACCCCCGAGCAGGTGCCGTACGCGGCGCAGATCGTCTCGCTGGCCGCGATTATGGCCCGACTTGCCGAAGACGGCGAGGAGCGCGGGCAGGACGCGGTGGACAGGCTCAACCGGTGGCTCTGGTGCGGTCTGTTCGGCGAGCTCTACGGCGGCCACGCCCCGACGACGCGTTCGGGCGCCGACGTCGACGAGGTAACCCCCTGGGTCCGCGGGCAGACGGAAAAGCTGCCCCGCACCGTGGAGAACGCGGTGCTGCGCCAGTCCCGGTTGCTTTCCGCCGGGCCGGATTCCGGCGTCTACCGCGGCGTGTACGCGCTGATCATGGCGCGGGGCGCGCGCGATTGGCGGACGGGGGAGGCGTTCGACGCCGAGACCTGCGAGCGGCTCGAGCCAGGGTTCCACGAGGTCTTCCCGCGCGGGTTCTGCGAGGCGCATGGGGTCGCGCCGCAGCTTGCGGCGTCAGTGCTCAACCGCACCCCGATGGGCATACGCACGAAGGTGCTCATCGAGAACAACGGCCCGAAGCGCTACCTGCCCCGGTTGCAGTCGAAGAGCCTCATGGACGACGCGGAGTTTGACGCCATGCTCGCCGGGCACCAGCTCGATCCGGTTCTGGCGCGCGCCTCCGACCACGCGGGTTTCTTCGCCGACAGGCTGAGCCGCTTCACGGAGATCATCGAGTATTCGATGGGCACGCCGGTCATCCGTGACCTTGGGGAGGGGGAGGATACGATGGACCCGTTGAGCTTTGCCGAACTCCGTGGAGGCGACACCCATGCAGAACCGGACCCGGACGCGGGCACGTAG
- the serA gene encoding phosphoglycerate dehydrogenase has translation MTRPVVLIADKLAPSTVEALGNSVEVRWVDGPNRTELLAAVPDADALLVRSATTVDKEVIDAAPNLKIIGRAGVGLDNVDIAAATDRGVMVVNAPTSNIHSACEHAIALLLATARQIPAADATLRDAEWKRSAFTGVEVFGKTVGIVGFGHIGQLFAQRLAAFETTIIAYDPYANPARAAQLGVELVGLDELMGRADFVTIHLPKTKETAGMFDAELLAKAKKGQILINAARGGLVDEHALANAIESGAIRGAGFDVYATEPCTDSPLFGLDQVVVTPHLGASTVEAQDRAGTDVAASVLKALAGEFVADAVNVTGGRVGEEVARWLELARKLGLIAGKLLGEAPVSLKVTAAGELSTEDVDTLGLSAVRGLFSGITSEPVTFVNAPQIAQQRGLDYSVDTATEARSHRSTLEVQAVSAAGEACAVTGALTGLDGVEKIVRIDGRGLDLRAEGRNFFLRYTDVPGALGKVGSQLGEADINIEAAALTQATKGDGAVLILRVEKEIPAELEQRIAASVGAVTAQIDLD, from the coding sequence GTGACCAGACCCGTCGTGCTCATCGCAGACAAGCTCGCCCCGTCCACCGTCGAAGCCCTGGGCAACTCCGTGGAGGTGCGTTGGGTCGACGGACCGAACCGCACCGAGCTCCTCGCCGCGGTTCCGGACGCGGACGCCCTCCTCGTGCGCTCCGCGACGACCGTGGACAAGGAGGTCATCGACGCCGCCCCCAACCTGAAGATCATCGGCCGCGCCGGGGTCGGGCTGGACAACGTCGACATCGCCGCGGCCACCGACCGCGGCGTCATGGTGGTCAACGCCCCGACGTCGAACATCCACTCCGCCTGCGAGCACGCCATCGCCCTTCTTTTGGCAACCGCCCGGCAGATCCCGGCGGCGGACGCGACGCTGCGTGACGCCGAGTGGAAGCGTTCCGCCTTCACCGGCGTCGAGGTGTTCGGCAAAACCGTCGGTATCGTCGGCTTCGGGCACATCGGCCAGCTCTTCGCCCAGCGCCTGGCGGCGTTTGAAACCACCATCATTGCCTATGACCCCTACGCCAATCCGGCTCGGGCCGCCCAGCTCGGCGTGGAGCTCGTCGGGCTAGACGAGCTCATGGGGCGCGCCGACTTCGTCACCATCCACCTGCCCAAGACGAAGGAAACGGCGGGCATGTTCGACGCCGAGCTGCTGGCCAAGGCTAAGAAGGGGCAGATCCTCATCAACGCTGCGCGCGGCGGGCTTGTCGACGAGCACGCCCTGGCCAACGCCATCGAATCCGGCGCCATCCGCGGCGCGGGCTTCGACGTCTACGCCACTGAGCCCTGCACGGACTCCCCCCTGTTCGGCCTCGACCAGGTCGTGGTCACCCCGCACCTGGGCGCCTCCACCGTCGAGGCGCAGGACCGCGCCGGAACCGACGTCGCGGCCTCCGTGCTCAAGGCGCTAGCCGGCGAGTTCGTCGCTGACGCGGTCAACGTCACCGGCGGCCGCGTCGGCGAGGAGGTCGCACGTTGGCTGGAGCTGGCCCGCAAGCTCGGCCTCATCGCGGGCAAGCTGCTGGGGGAGGCCCCGGTCTCGCTGAAGGTCACCGCCGCGGGTGAGCTGTCCACGGAGGACGTGGACACGCTCGGACTGTCCGCCGTGCGTGGGCTGTTTTCGGGCATCACCAGCGAACCCGTCACCTTCGTCAACGCCCCCCAGATCGCGCAGCAGCGTGGCCTGGACTACAGCGTGGACACCGCGACGGAGGCGCGCAGCCACCGCAGCACCCTGGAGGTCCAGGCGGTCTCCGCGGCGGGCGAGGCCTGTGCCGTCACCGGTGCGCTGACGGGGCTCGACGGCGTGGAGAAGATCGTGCGCATCGACGGCCGGGGACTCGACCTGCGAGCCGAAGGACGCAACTTCTTCCTGCGCTACACGGACGTACCGGGGGCTCTAGGCAAGGTGGGCAGCCAGCTTGGTGAGGCCGACATCAACATCGAGGCCGCCGCCCTGACCCAGGCAACGAAGGGCGACGGCGCCGTGCTCATCCTCCGCGTGGAAAAGGAGATCCCGGCAGAGCTTGAACAGCGCATTGCCGCATCCGTCGGCGCCGTGACCGCGCAGATCGACCTGG